A window of Fibrobacter sp. UWH4 genomic DNA:
AATCGTGCTCCTAGGTAATCGAGTTTTATCATTTTGCCCAAATTCGCTTTCAGGTTGCCGGTGCATGTGGCACTTCCGCTAATGCGAGAAAGCTCGTTTTTCATTTGTTCGGCCTTGGCCCAGGTGTCTAAAATCCCTTTATCGACTTGGGAATTTATTTGTAGTACCTGGTCAGGAATTGAGAGTGCTTTGGCGAGATCGCTAGAGCTTAAGTTGCCTTGAGTTTGTACGGACTGTGCTCCTGATTTACCGGAAATCATCTGTTGCTTGGTGATGTCCCAGGCGCGGGCTTCTACATTCTTTACTTGGTGTTCCGAATTGACCGTGGCATTGAACTCAATGATATCGGTTCCCCAAGTCAGCGAAAGTTCCGAGTTGCCCTTAGAACTGATGGGCTCGATTGACATTCCGTCTTGATCGGCCAATAGCCAACATGCGTTAGCCTCTGCGCGTGTCATGATAAAGTCCCAGTCAGTGCAATAGTATTGCATCAGTTCCTTATGGTGACCGCCCCCAATCGAAGAGCTGATTCCGTATTTTGATGCGAGCGTTCCGATGATGTCGTCATCACTTTTGTTTTGGTAATTAGCGTTATGTCGCGATTCCGTAAGTGCAATGGCCTTATGGCGGCACTCAATTTTGGTGCAGCTTGATCCGTCTTTTAAAACCGAGATTCCCAGACGAGTAATGACTCCCTTAAAAACGGAATTGAGGTCTGTTGAATAACCGGCCTTAAGTTCAATTTCTTCGCCGGGTTTTAGCTGGTCTCCTTCGCAGAGTTCGAATTTGCCTGTAGGCATGTCGCCATCTGCTATTGTGATCGTTGCTTTTGGAATGCTGTTGATACGGTATTCTACATCGGCCGAAATAATCTGCGATGTCGACGCGAGCGATTTGCCCTTGCAAAAGATGGTGCATTCAACAATTCCACCTGTGTCTTTTAATGGAGATTCTGGCATGATTTAATCCTTAATGGGTGGAAACTCTAGCATGGTTCCCGGTTTAAGATTTCTGAAATTGGTAAGTCCGTTGATTTTTGCAATCTGGAGGTAATACGAAGGGTCGTTGTAAACGCGAACGCACATCAGCGGCAACGTGTCTCCTGCTTTGACTTCTACAAGGTGCGTCAGGTCGGGGGATTTCTTTTTGTTGGCAAGTTTCCATTCCAGATAAAAATATGCTGCATTCATGGAAACTTCTGCCCGAATGGGGGCTCCGACCATATTGAATAGAGTGTACTTGATTTTAAAAGAGTTCACTCGGACTGTGTAGGTGTTGTCTCCCCAGAATATTTTTACTATTGGCGGCTGGTGTGATTCTCCATCAAAGTCGTAAACAACTTTCTTTAGCTTGTCAACCATCTGTTTAACGGTTGAACAACCTTTAGGCCATTCTGCTTGGGGAATTGAGCCCGTTGTGTCAAAATAAAGTGTTGGAATCGTTATGGTTGTGGGCTCTTGTGATTGGTAGAGTGTGTAAGCCTTCCTTCTGGCTTTATTGTAAGTAATTGAGGATGATAGTTCTAGACTTTCTGGATTAAGCATAACTGTAAATGGATCTCTGTCACTGATGGGAGACAGTTCACCTTTGTTTTCGCGAAAAGCTTTAAAAGTAAGTTTGCTTAAGCCGTCCATATCTATCGCTCCTGATTATGGCGCATGGAATCTTCGATTAAACGTTTGCATTCTCTCAATACGCTTTCTTTGACGGATTCCGTCGATTCTTGGTTGTTACAGTCTGACTCGATTTTTACATTGATGCTAAGATTCTTGATTTCTAATGACATATTAAAGAGTCCTTTTTACGTTCCAGTATTTCATCGACATTGTTTCTATCATGATTTCGCCTTTCATGGCGTTTAATGCGCCGAACGACCACTTGACTGGGTATGCTCCGTCAAAATTCCAGGTTGCTAGAGGTTTATTTTCTTCATTTAGCAGGCTTATCTCGACTGTTTTGGGGGTTACCTTGAATGCGTTTGTTGCGGAATTTATGCTACTTATGCACCATCTAAAAAAAGGATCGCTTTCAGTAAGCAAAGCCCGTTTCAGAACCAAGTCGGCATGTTTCACTTTTTCGGGTAAATGATAAACAGTCGAATTGTCGCCACCGCTGTGAACTTCCTTTGTCTCTATAGAGGTTTCTAAACCGGAGACTTCACTGAAAGCAATCTCCGAATTGCCCACCTTTACAGAAAAGTGGAATACAACGGGAAGCGACCATTCGACTGTATCAGGCATACGAATCCTTAGCTATTAGCGATTGTCATACCTTCGTGAACGATTTCAATACTTTCGACAGCAACTTCGTTGCCTTCGGCTTTGAGTTCGTATCCCGAAATTTTGGTAGGCCAGGCATTCTTGAGTGTCCAAACCATTGTTGGTGCACTTGTTTCGTCGAGCAAGCTAATCGTGATATCGATTCGCTTAATCGTATTCTGCTTGATTTGGCTGAACCATTCCCAGAATTTGTTGTCGCCCTTGAAAATGCCTTTCTTCATCGTAACATTGCTGTACTTGATGAGACCGGGCATTTTGATAACGGAATAAATTGGGCTATTGCCGACGCGGTACTTGATTTCTTCGGACTGAGCGTCTAGGCCGGTGACTTCCTGGAAAGACATTTCCTGGTCGCCCCATTTTACTTGAAAGTGAAATTTAGGCAAAGGCCAAATGTTTGCGGATTGGGTAGAACCATCTTCTGCCATTTTAATTACCTCCTATCAATTAGGACTTCTGCTGTTGCTGTTGGAAAGTGAGTTCAATGAATTCTGCCGGGCGAATTAAGGCAACCTTGATGGTTACGCGCAAAATACCTTCGAGAATATCTTCGGGAGTCATGGTTTCACCGAGGCCCACATACACTTCGAATGCGTCCGTGGGACTAGAACCGGCAAGGCCGCCGCGTTTCCAGACACTTGTCAAGAAGTTGTTGATCATGCCTTTCATGGTAACCCATGTATTTGCTGTGTTCGGCTCGAAAACGAAAGCCTTTGAGGCGAGCTTGATTGATTCTTCAAGCATAATCATGGTACGGCGAACGTTTATGTAACGCCAATCGAGGCTGTTACCATCGAGGGTTCGTGCGCCCCAGACCTTGTTGCCGTCACCTACGAAAGTACGGATGGCGTTAACGGCCTTACCGTTGATAGGTACATTCAGGTCTTCCTGTTCCTCGTTGGTGAGGTTGATGGCGGGGGTGATGACTCCATTTACATCCACGTTTGCCGGAGCCTTCCACACGCCAATGGCGTTGTCGACCATGGTGTAGATACCTGCAATGGCTCCCGTAGGCGGCATCAGGTTCAGCTGTTCGCGAACCAGGTTCATAATGGTGGCGTAGTTCGGGCAAATCACCGAGAGTGTGCGGTGAATGGTCTGCACGGCAGCTTCGTCCTTGACATCGACGGCAGCCATCTTCTCAATTTCGGCCTTAATCTGTTCTGCCTTGGTGGCTGGTTCTGCGGGAACAGCGTCAATAAGCATCTTGGTCAAGACATCGAGATTTTCGACGTTGGCGAAGGTCACTTCGTTCGACTGCACTACGCTGGTGTTGAGCCACGGATAATAAACGGCACCATAGTTCAAGAAATTGGTCACCTTTTCGCGGAAGTCAGAAATACATTCCCGCGGTTCCTTGTAACCATCGAAAACGTCAAGAATGGCAAAGCGGTTCTGCATCTTGGCGCAGTGGGCGAGCATGGCGTTCTGCACATTGGCACAGGCGTCTGCAGTTTCAAGAGAAACTGCTTCGGGAATCACGACCAAGGTGGGTTCCTGTTCCTTTTCGAAGGGAATGATTGCTTCAGTCAGGGCCTTTTCCGAGATTTCTTCGCCATAGGGGCCTACGGACATGATGTAGCAGGATGCGCCGCCGTTCTGGTAGAACATGCGGATGGCGTCGAACAGACGGAAACGAACCTTAGGGGGTGTTACCTTGCCGCCGTCTTCCAGCGTAAAACGCATCAGTGCGCTTTCGCCGAAGACGGCCCTGTATTCTGCAAAAGATGAAATTCGGAATGGCTTGTTGAATACGGATTGTCCCTTGTATTCGGCCTTTTCGGTGTAGCCGATAAACATGGGGATGGCCGTAGCGACTTCCACTACAGAACTGGGGAAAGCGTTTTTCTCAACGAGATAGACGCCAGGGGTTTTATAGGATGCAGACATTGTTTCCTTTTTCTCCTATGGGGTTTATGTGTTAATAAAAGTCTCTGCGATGATTTCTGGCTTGCCGCTCTCAAGAATGGCCGTGGCGATGGCTCTTGCGTCCATATTGGGCAGGCATTTTATAATCGCCTTGGTCGAATTCTTTTCGCGTAGCTGAAAGTGTGGGGGAGCGCCAAAGCACAGCGGAATTTCTTGCTCTGATGTGAAAACGGTATGTCCAGATTTGTCCGTAGAAACACTAAAAATGGCGCTGTCCTTGTAGCTCTTGATTCCTATAACTTCGGGTTCGCTAAACTCTGAAATACCCAAAATGTTGTAACGCCATTTCATTTTTTTGGGTTTTAAAGACAGTGTGATTTTTATATCGGAATCTTCGCTTGTGCGGCTGATTTCTATCCCGAACATTGGCGTAGGGAATTGCATTTCCTTAGGAATTTCAACTTTTTCGATGGAACTCCATTGCGTAGAATCACTGTTTGCTTTTGCGAAGGGAATGCTCTCTTTAGGAATCTCGTCGAACAATGTGACGCTCCAAAGGTCCTGTCGCGTTGGGGTGGCCCAAAAGACGAGGCTAAAGTCTTCGGTGAATGCAGATTCCTGGGCAATCAAGTAGAATCCTTCTGATGTTTCGTTCATCAGGAATCCTTCTCGTTTCATGATTTCGCTTGACGCATTGTCTGGCAGAAACCTGAAATAGCCGCATTTGCCGCCCAAATACTCATGGTTTACGAGAATATTTGCCCATACCTTGTAGTTCATTAGTATACTCCCAGGGCGGCGTCTTCTGGAACATGAATGACGTACGGGCGATAATAAGAATAACCGCTACCGAGAGCGACGGTGCGTACTTTGTACATAATCGATGGTACGTACTTGCAACCGATGAGACTCCATAAGTTGCTCATTTCTTGTAAATTCAGATTTTCAACATCAAGAACTAATTTCTCAAGGCCGGTCGCAAGATCAGGAAACGAGGTGCGGTCGAAAACGTTGTGGTCCTGAAAGAAACCGACCGCTTTAGAAAGGTATTTTAAGGATTCTTCGTAATGGTTGGCCTTGAAATTTGCTGCAAGAACGATATGTAGATTTAGAAATATAGGTTTTGAATGTACGATGTTTCGAAAGCCGTCATAATCTGGTTTTGAGTTAGAGGTTGTTACGAAATCTTTTTCAACATTGGCTAAAAATAAGATAAGTTTGTTCGCTACAAGCTCTGGTTCGCGTCCGTCATTGTCCATTAATTTGGAAACAACTACTAACTTTTCTTGAGTCGGATTTTTTCTGCACAAATACTGGTTTAGTTGTGATGCTAAAAATTGTAGCGATGCGTTTATCATAATCCTTCTTATTTTTTTTTGCGGATAATCTAACTAATTTGTTAATGATGAAATGTTTGATTTGCTTAATTTGAGTGTAATAATTTATTTGCGAATTGAGTGGTAAACTAATTTATTACTATTTTCTGAAAATAATATGTTGTCTAAAATTATGAACAACATAAAGTTATGGCGTTTGAAAAAGAGACATGTTTAGAAAAAATGGGTTTAGTATGTTGGTGTAAAATTATTTTTACCTTGGTGTATGCTTTTTATTAAAGATAAATGAACTATTTTCTTAAATTTTTTTAGTTTATCTAATTATTATTTCTCAAAAATGATCGCATTTTATTTATTTTTGAGATGCATATTTTTTATTAGAGATGATATGAAAAGCTTCAAATTTCTTGCGATGTTACTCTTTACCGCTCTTGTATCAAGTGCATGGGCAACAGAAATAACCATTGAAGCCAATGGTCAAACAATCTCTGATGCTGCAACATGGGAGAATTGTACTGTCAACATTACGGGTGATGGCACGGTAACCTTCGGTTCTCGTATCTATATCAATGGTGATGTTGCACTGAACCTCGGTGCAGGTGCAACGCTTATTGCCAACGGGGGTATTGGTGTACATGAAGGCAATAGTCTGACGATTGACGGTGAAGGAAATCTAACAGCTAATAGCAACACTTTTTCTGAAGCTGCTATCGGTGGCAGTTATGGTAGTCCTAATGCGGGTACGATTACTATTTCTGGCGGAACAGTTAATGCAAGTAATAATAGCAAAGGTGTCTCTGCCGCGATAGGAGGCGGATATAGTAATTATGGTGGCAATGGCACTATTATCATCAATGGTGGTACGATTACAACAAATATCATACAGGGAGGCGCGGCCTCAATAGGTGGTAGCAAAGGTGCTAATGGCGGTCACATTACTATTGCAGGTGGATCTATAACAGCAAATCGAAGTGGTGCTGTTACTGGAGCTGGTATAGGCGGTGGCGAAAAAGGCAATGCCGGTATAATTATTATTTCCGGGGGTACAGTAACGGTACCAGCCAGTAGTAGCGCCAGGGGAGCTGGAATTGGAAGCGGAGAAAAATCTGACGGAGAAGGCAGTATCACTATCAATGATGGTAATATTACAGCCGTTGGGGGAGCAATTGGCGGTAGTGCTGGCATTGGAGGCGGTTCGAACAGCTCTGCAGGCACAATCACCATCACTGGCGGCGTTGTAAATGCTACAGGTGGATATGAAAGTGCCGGAATCGGTGGAGCTCGTGGCGTAAATGGTAGTGGCGGAACTATCGCTATTAGCGGAGGTCAGGTTACCGCCCGTGGCTCTGATGGCGCCTACGGAATAGGACCGAGTAAAGACGGTGCAGAAGGTACAATCTCCATGTCATGGACAGACAACACGGACTTCATCGATGCAAGTTATGCCGGTACAATCACTATTCTCAAAGGCAAGCGTTTCTTCTATGACGAAACGGAGATGTTTGCCAAAGCAGAAGGGTTGTATAAACAGGAGAAAAAAATAATTCCCGCTGTTCTTGATAACAGTTT
This region includes:
- a CDS encoding phage tail protein; translation: MPDTVEWSLPVVFHFSVKVGNSEIAFSEVSGLETSIETKEVHSGGDNSTVYHLPEKVKHADLVLKRALLTESDPFFRWCISSINSATNAFKVTPKTVEISLLNEENKPLATWNFDGAYPVKWSFGALNAMKGEIMIETMSMKYWNVKRTL
- a CDS encoding DUF4255 domain-containing protein — translated: MINASLQFLASQLNQYLCRKNPTQEKLVVVSKLMDNDGREPELVANKLILFLANVEKDFVTTSNSKPDYDGFRNIVHSKPIFLNLHIVLAANFKANHYEESLKYLSKAVGFFQDHNVFDRTSFPDLATGLEKLVLDVENLNLQEMSNLWSLIGCKYVPSIMYKVRTVALGSGYSYYRPYVIHVPEDAALGVY
- a CDS encoding phage tail protein, with amino-acid sequence MAEDGSTQSANIWPLPKFHFQVKWGDQEMSFQEVTGLDAQSEEIKYRVGNSPIYSVIKMPGLIKYSNVTMKKGIFKGDNKFWEWFSQIKQNTIKRIDITISLLDETSAPTMVWTLKNAWPTKISGYELKAEGNEVAVESIEIVHEGMTIANS
- the vgrG gene encoding type VI secretion system tip protein VgrG gives rise to the protein MPESPLKDTGGIVECTIFCKGKSLASTSQIISADVEYRINSIPKATITIADGDMPTGKFELCEGDQLKPGEEIELKAGYSTDLNSVFKGVITRLGISVLKDGSSCTKIECRHKAIALTESRHNANYQNKSDDDIIGTLASKYGISSSIGGGHHKELMQYYCTDWDFIMTRAEANACWLLADQDGMSIEPISSKGNSELSLTWGTDIIEFNATVNSEHQVKNVEARAWDITKQQMISGKSGAQSVQTQGNLSSSDLAKALSIPDQVLQINSQVDKGILDTWAKAEQMKNELSRISGSATCTGNLKANLGKMIKLDYLGARFNGDALVSGIHHHMEIGSWTTTLSFGMKKEWFVEKFNTMAPVASGYNSGITGLLTGIVLQIHDDPDNLNRVKVKIPIMQNEQEGVWARLGTPYASNGVGGLFFPEVNDEVILGFFNGDPSSPVILGSLYSSKQQVPQKLEQKNNIKQLLTREKMSVTFDEEKKIITVATPGSRKIILDDDGKKITLEDPCGNKVEMSDSEISLEATKDIVVNTKGKFNVDAKGGIMLKSAADLKAEGLNVEFKAKVGLKAQGTATAEISASGQTTVKGAMVMIN
- a CDS encoding phage tail sheath C-terminal domain-containing protein, encoding MSASYKTPGVYLVEKNAFPSSVVEVATAIPMFIGYTEKAEYKGQSVFNKPFRISSFAEYRAVFGESALMRFTLEDGGKVTPPKVRFRLFDAIRMFYQNGGASCYIMSVGPYGEEISEKALTEAIIPFEKEQEPTLVVIPEAVSLETADACANVQNAMLAHCAKMQNRFAILDVFDGYKEPRECISDFREKVTNFLNYGAVYYPWLNTSVVQSNEVTFANVENLDVLTKMLIDAVPAEPATKAEQIKAEIEKMAAVDVKDEAAVQTIHRTLSVICPNYATIMNLVREQLNLMPPTGAIAGIYTMVDNAIGVWKAPANVDVNGVITPAINLTNEEQEDLNVPINGKAVNAIRTFVGDGNKVWGARTLDGNSLDWRYINVRRTMIMLEESIKLASKAFVFEPNTANTWVTMKGMINNFLTSVWKRGGLAGSSPTDAFEVYVGLGETMTPEDILEGILRVTIKVALIRPAEFIELTFQQQQQKS